From Pseudomonas sp. B21-028, one genomic window encodes:
- a CDS encoding alpha/beta fold hydrolase produces the protein MIMLNIKSLLAATITAAMALTSLQSTAAAQPDAAKPTVVLVHGAFAESSSWNGVATRLLNQGYPVVAAANPLRGVKQDADYVADIVEHTAGPVILVGHSYGGAVITNAVHDNPRVKALVYVAAFAPDKGETAIELSGRYPGGTLGPTLAAPVPLDDGNKDLYIQQDKFGQQFAADVPAAESALMAATQRPISEAALKEASGDPAWKKLPSWFIYGSADKNIPEAALKFMADRAGSKKTVTVPGASHVVMTSNPEKVADLIVEAAQASSK, from the coding sequence ATGATCATGCTCAATATCAAATCGCTCTTGGCCGCCACCATCACCGCAGCAATGGCGCTGACCTCTCTTCAGAGCACAGCCGCCGCACAACCCGACGCCGCCAAGCCCACCGTCGTGCTGGTGCATGGTGCCTTCGCCGAATCGTCCAGCTGGAATGGTGTTGCCACCCGGCTGCTGAACCAGGGCTACCCGGTGGTGGCAGCGGCCAACCCGCTGCGCGGCGTGAAGCAGGACGCCGACTATGTCGCCGACATCGTCGAACACACCGCCGGCCCGGTGATCCTCGTGGGCCACTCCTACGGCGGAGCGGTGATCACCAACGCCGTGCATGACAACCCGCGGGTCAAGGCCTTGGTCTACGTCGCAGCCTTCGCCCCGGACAAAGGCGAAACCGCCATCGAACTGTCCGGTCGCTACCCTGGCGGCACACTCGGGCCGACCTTGGCCGCACCGGTGCCGCTGGACGACGGCAATAAGGACCTCTACATCCAGCAGGACAAATTCGGCCAACAGTTCGCCGCCGACGTTCCAGCCGCCGAGTCCGCACTGATGGCCGCCACCCAACGGCCCATCAGCGAGGCGGCCTTGAAGGAAGCCTCCGGCGACCCGGCCTGGAAAAAACTGCCGTCCTGGTTCATCTACGGTTCGGCGGACAAGAACATCCCCGAAGCTGCCCTGAAGTTCATGGCCGACCGTGCAGGCTCGAAAAAGACCGTCACCGTCCCAGGCGCCTCCCACGTGGTGATGACGTCCAATCCGGAGAAAGTTGCAGACCTGATCGTTGAAGCGGCGCAGGCCAGTTCCAAATGA
- a CDS encoding iron-containing redox enzyme family protein translates to MLAIHMDDALLENALDVVRKHPLLGQPASFFMNDPYHRPTRPQDLKLDQLKKRLPKGQLSQPSYLAAQRLLMNRYEQDMVFLPIEKPLNFEHFNGFYNAELRKALELLRPLLEQHVFGWLDDEISLSGSWDLESFLAYTSGVLEKVRDAPSGLLSSIQSACDPKEAARYYLIQCAGDFLSEASAMGRNVLGNFGPFTSELFKIYLDEYGYGVHEKKHSTIFERLMTACDLDPSLHTYWQFYTASSISLINYFHYVSHDHTKFFRYLGAMYYTEASLAFVTRSQAQAIKAGFGDDIDTLYFDEHNHIDVHHGRMALEKLVIPMIKQYGVQIIPEILRGFEEFRLLQDVADEDLFRNIEWQDNLPKYVALAREQFSGMSEAHVDATFEESQNEISVPHSHPVAELFSVQTGLIELVASPAKSILLKAGESIVIPKGMLHGTKVLSATSRYAVTGLE, encoded by the coding sequence ATGCTCGCGATACACATGGATGATGCCCTGCTGGAAAATGCACTCGATGTCGTGCGGAAACATCCCCTGTTAGGCCAGCCCGCTTCGTTCTTCATGAACGACCCCTACCACCGCCCGACTCGGCCACAAGACCTGAAACTGGATCAGTTGAAGAAGCGCTTGCCCAAAGGGCAGCTCAGCCAGCCCAGTTATCTTGCAGCCCAACGTTTGCTGATGAACCGCTACGAGCAGGACATGGTGTTTCTGCCGATTGAAAAGCCATTGAATTTCGAGCATTTCAACGGCTTCTACAACGCCGAATTGCGTAAGGCATTGGAACTGCTTCGTCCGCTGCTGGAGCAGCATGTCTTCGGCTGGCTGGACGATGAGATTTCATTATCAGGCAGCTGGGATCTCGAGAGCTTTCTGGCGTACACGAGCGGGGTACTGGAGAAGGTGCGCGATGCGCCCTCCGGCTTGCTCAGCAGCATCCAGAGCGCTTGCGATCCTAAGGAAGCGGCTCGCTATTACCTGATCCAGTGCGCCGGAGACTTCTTGAGCGAAGCCTCCGCCATGGGCCGCAATGTATTAGGAAACTTCGGGCCATTCACCAGCGAACTGTTCAAGATCTATCTGGATGAGTACGGCTACGGCGTGCACGAGAAGAAGCACAGTACGATATTCGAACGCCTGATGACGGCCTGTGACCTCGATCCGAGCCTTCACACGTATTGGCAGTTCTATACGGCGTCCTCGATCTCCCTGATCAATTACTTCCATTATGTATCCCACGATCACACCAAATTCTTCCGTTACCTCGGGGCCATGTATTACACCGAGGCAAGCCTTGCGTTCGTGACCCGGTCTCAGGCTCAGGCCATTAAAGCGGGCTTTGGTGACGACATCGATACCCTCTATTTCGATGAGCACAACCACATCGACGTTCACCACGGCCGCATGGCCCTGGAGAAACTGGTCATCCCGATGATCAAACAATACGGGGTGCAGATCATTCCTGAAATCCTGCGTGGTTTCGAAGAGTTCCGTTTGTTGCAAGACGTCGCGGATGAAGATCTGTTTCGAAATATCGAATGGCAAGACAACTTGCCCAAGTATGTTGCCTTGGCCCGCGAGCAGTTTTCTGGCATGTCGGAGGCGCATGTCGATGCCACGTTCGAGGAATCGCAAAACGAAATTTCGGTTCCGCACTCGCATCCAGTGGCGGAGCTGTTTTCGGTCCAGACGGGGTTGATCGAACTGGTGGCTTCGCCGGCGAAATCCATCTTGCTCAAGGCCGGCGAAAGCATCGTCATTCCCAAGGGGATGTTGCATGGCACCAAAGTGCTGTCCGCCACCAGTCGTTACGCTGTGACCGGTCTGGAGTGA
- a CDS encoding Rieske 2Fe-2S domain-containing protein has product MKTLSVNKDVFNRIRAGKIEYFATDVNGKYALIPSQCPHRGGPLHLGSASKCRAKLVCPWHDNAYHVSRLDTKGLPLVRTGTTIHLVVPNEDTVLWKEYLPGIIAAQREDMCS; this is encoded by the coding sequence ATGAAGACCTTGAGCGTTAATAAGGACGTATTCAACCGCATACGCGCGGGCAAAATTGAATACTTCGCCACAGATGTGAACGGCAAGTATGCGTTGATTCCCAGCCAATGCCCACATCGGGGCGGGCCGCTCCATCTGGGTAGCGCTTCGAAGTGCCGGGCCAAATTGGTTTGCCCATGGCATGACAATGCGTATCACGTGTCACGCCTCGATACCAAGGGGCTGCCGCTGGTCAGAACCGGGACCACTATCCACCTGGTGGTGCCTAACGAAGACACGGTTCTCTGGAAAGAATACCTGCCGGGCATCATTGCGGCACAACGTGAGGATATGTGTTCATGA
- a CDS encoding ATP-grasp domain-containing protein, whose product MKHEKDVILIVDPFSTGALYAPLFKAKGYRCHAVLSAPTVPERFIKSFTGEGFEQAELIAATEIVALIDPLQVCAVVAGSELGVRVTDQLAQYFGVSGNTPETSAWRRDKDAMQHAIANAGLRHIPSVEVSSPEDAQAALRQFPEQGEFVLKPVNSFMTDGVELVQGRRGLEQALARLDWLGSNALGEPKGRYLIQEFVSGPEYVVDMVVSAQGIHVSSLCRYRKAEHNGSRFVYEGLEVLDPTDAGSSALVAYARACASALDVRFGPLHMELIDSPAGPVMIEAGARLHGGVAPSLFKQCYEPDLLSMAISTYIHEPVAYPASSRLRQPGRIVFLITQREGARLEVGEQTLQQLHAVGAFQGFKRFMDADQRLPLTRDLATCPGIVWLAASDQAELDQAEARVRLILESCFHD is encoded by the coding sequence ATGAAGCATGAAAAAGACGTGATTCTGATAGTTGACCCCTTCTCGACTGGGGCCCTCTACGCACCGCTGTTCAAGGCCAAAGGCTACCGCTGCCATGCCGTCCTTTCAGCGCCCACGGTTCCCGAGCGTTTCATCAAGTCGTTCACGGGCGAAGGTTTCGAGCAGGCCGAACTGATCGCCGCGACGGAGATCGTTGCGTTGATCGACCCTCTACAAGTTTGTGCGGTCGTGGCGGGCAGTGAGCTCGGCGTTCGGGTGACTGATCAACTGGCGCAGTATTTCGGCGTTTCCGGCAATACCCCGGAAACGTCGGCATGGCGGCGAGACAAAGATGCCATGCAGCACGCAATTGCCAATGCCGGCTTACGGCATATCCCCAGCGTCGAGGTCAGCTCGCCGGAGGATGCACAAGCCGCATTGAGACAGTTTCCTGAGCAGGGCGAGTTCGTGCTCAAACCGGTCAATTCGTTTATGACTGATGGCGTGGAACTGGTTCAAGGACGGAGGGGCCTCGAACAGGCACTGGCGAGGCTGGACTGGCTTGGTAGCAACGCTTTGGGGGAGCCCAAGGGGCGCTACCTGATTCAGGAGTTCGTATCAGGTCCTGAGTATGTAGTCGATATGGTGGTGTCAGCCCAAGGTATCCACGTGTCGAGCCTGTGCCGCTACCGTAAGGCCGAGCACAACGGTTCACGTTTCGTGTACGAAGGCCTTGAGGTCCTGGACCCCACCGACGCTGGGTCCAGCGCGTTGGTGGCCTACGCCAGGGCCTGTGCCTCGGCCTTGGATGTACGCTTCGGGCCACTGCACATGGAGTTGATCGACAGCCCCGCAGGGCCGGTCATGATCGAGGCCGGTGCACGGCTGCACGGTGGCGTGGCGCCCAGCCTTTTCAAACAGTGCTACGAACCGGACTTGCTGTCGATGGCGATTTCCACGTATATCCATGAGCCGGTTGCATACCCAGCCAGCAGCCGCCTGCGGCAACCGGGCCGGATCGTATTCCTGATCACCCAGCGAGAGGGCGCCCGCCTTGAAGTCGGCGAGCAAACGCTGCAACAGCTGCACGCCGTTGGGGCTTTCCAGGGTTTCAAACGTTTCATGGACGCGGACCAGCGGTTGCCACTGACCCGAGACCTGGCCACCTGCCCTGGCATCGTCTGGCTGGCCGCAAGTGACCAGGCCGAGCTCGACCAGGCCGAAGCTCGCGTACGACTGATTCTGGAGTCGTGCTTCCATGATTGA
- a CDS encoding phenylalanine--tRNA ligase beta subunit-related protein, whose translation MIESALNIQQARAVYLEGIEVTPSRVHEQALAARIDQLRAEFASFIATPAVQGYQEQLQALGFMDTRPANLKLMERCLEKGVLCINNVVDAYNLAALTFGASLGGHGLSEKPACLEVRLARPGDRIIPLFQSRSRPVAAGSIVYGTGDDLMACIGGKDVDAEPFRISEETKAVLLVSLGHHQVDASFSDDLLSLAIQLIRATCPQIRVWEVPVTAPANAAIPA comes from the coding sequence ATGATTGAATCGGCATTGAATATCCAACAGGCCCGAGCGGTGTACCTTGAGGGCATAGAGGTCACGCCGAGCCGGGTACATGAACAAGCCTTGGCGGCGCGTATCGATCAACTGCGCGCCGAGTTCGCCAGCTTTATCGCTACGCCGGCCGTGCAAGGCTATCAGGAGCAGCTGCAAGCATTGGGCTTCATGGACACCCGACCGGCCAACCTCAAATTGATGGAGCGCTGCCTGGAAAAGGGCGTGCTGTGCATCAATAACGTGGTCGACGCCTACAACCTGGCCGCGCTCACGTTTGGCGCCAGTCTCGGTGGCCATGGCTTGAGCGAGAAGCCCGCTTGCCTGGAGGTCCGCTTGGCTCGGCCGGGCGACCGTATCATACCGCTGTTTCAAAGCCGCTCGCGGCCCGTGGCGGCAGGCAGCATCGTGTACGGCACCGGGGATGACCTGATGGCCTGTATCGGTGGAAAGGACGTGGATGCCGAGCCGTTCCGCATCAGCGAAGAGACGAAGGCGGTGTTGCTGGTATCGCTTGGGCATCACCAGGTCGATGCATCCTTCAGCGACGACCTGTTGAGTCTTGCGATACAGCTTATTAGAGCCACTTGCCCACAGATACGCGTTTGGGAGGTGCCGGTTACTGCTCCTGCCAATGCCGCAATACCGGCATAA
- a CDS encoding Lrp/AsnC family transcriptional regulator — MMPDLDSTDLKILEILTSDARTSISDIARRVHKSRTAVEARVARMEAQGPILGYTTRLAATTNEAPCHTAFMQFTHTRPNLCAQVWDYIKDKPGVIEAFSLFGDVDLLVRYDHTHISNVIEFKESALATGLVKSVTIMPVLRHWQEQ, encoded by the coding sequence ATGATGCCAGACCTCGACAGCACCGACTTAAAGATCCTCGAAATCCTCACTTCGGACGCACGTACCAGTATTTCGGACATTGCTCGCCGAGTGCACAAGTCCCGAACTGCCGTTGAAGCGCGGGTCGCCCGGATGGAGGCACAGGGCCCCATCCTTGGATATACCACGCGCCTCGCCGCGACAACGAATGAAGCACCTTGCCACACCGCGTTCATGCAGTTCACCCACACCCGGCCAAACTTGTGCGCTCAGGTGTGGGACTACATCAAAGACAAGCCTGGCGTGATCGAAGCTTTCTCACTGTTCGGCGACGTTGATTTGCTCGTGCGCTACGACCATACCCACATCAGCAACGTGATTGAGTTCAAGGAAAGCGCTCTGGCTACCGGGCTGGTGAAAAGCGTGACCATTATGCCGGTATTGCGGCATTGGCAGGAGCAGTAA
- a CDS encoding endonuclease/exonuclease/phosphatase family protein — translation MKPLYLALLLTCLSHPALAETLTFATWNLEWQRSTPLSQREFEECTQIKVADRERLEETHPYRWECKSPAQIADLKNVAAKLNADVIAVQEVESTEALQQIWPKDQYDFYVNMQSPWIQRTGFVVRKSSRLEVGRLSDVRPLGEAFKSHARHGAELPVTIKGMTLKFLSVHLKSGCFDQALNSGYATERDKANGVVTCDVLRRQAPALEAWLDKAVQSGASAMIIGDFNRRFDAAVEHETAPDVSLFAGLSDGEPAAARLFRPTEGYEALPECRGGGSKWLIDHALMTSELRKHYVAGSLSELPVPMKGSDHCPIVFRMKF, via the coding sequence ATGAAACCACTGTATTTAGCCTTATTGCTTACCTGCCTCTCACACCCTGCCCTGGCTGAAACCCTCACCTTCGCAACATGGAACCTGGAGTGGCAGCGGTCGACTCCGCTCAGCCAGCGCGAGTTCGAGGAGTGCACCCAAATAAAGGTCGCCGATCGTGAGCGACTGGAAGAAACACACCCCTACCGGTGGGAATGCAAATCGCCGGCGCAGATAGCGGACCTGAAGAACGTAGCGGCAAAGCTGAATGCTGATGTGATTGCCGTGCAGGAAGTCGAGAGCACTGAGGCGCTGCAGCAGATCTGGCCGAAGGATCAGTACGATTTCTATGTGAACATGCAAAGCCCCTGGATACAGCGCACGGGATTTGTTGTCCGCAAATCCAGCAGGCTTGAGGTCGGGAGGCTCAGCGATGTTCGCCCGCTTGGAGAGGCCTTCAAGAGTCATGCTCGCCATGGTGCGGAGTTGCCTGTGACGATCAAGGGCATGACCCTCAAGTTTTTATCCGTACACCTCAAAAGTGGCTGTTTTGACCAAGCATTGAACAGCGGGTATGCGACCGAGCGCGATAAAGCTAACGGAGTCGTCACCTGCGACGTTCTTAGGAGGCAAGCACCAGCTCTGGAAGCCTGGCTCGATAAGGCAGTCCAGTCCGGCGCTTCCGCAATGATTATTGGCGATTTCAATCGTCGATTTGACGCTGCGGTTGAACACGAAACGGCACCTGACGTGAGTCTTTTCGCCGGGCTTTCAGATGGCGAGCCGGCCGCCGCCAGGTTGTTTCGTCCAACCGAAGGTTATGAGGCCCTGCCCGAATGCCGGGGCGGAGGCTCTAAATGGTTGATTGATCATGCGTTAATGACCAGCGAGTTGAGAAAGCACTATGTGGCCGGGTCGTTATCGGAGCTTCCTGTACCGATGAAGGGCTCTGATCATTGTCCGATTGTTTTCAGGATGAAGTTTTAA
- a CDS encoding DUF4411 family protein → MSEVAAEEVGHKAPECVTWLKDAGLQKMPVIEAILLEAFRIKGLLEIEEDKYGAGVDENDLYIIATAKLHGCELVTDEAFQPSANKQKRNWKIPAVCNMESVQTPWINFLDYIKRSQAVFG, encoded by the coding sequence ATGTCCGAGGTTGCCGCCGAAGAGGTTGGGCACAAAGCACCGGAGTGCGTGACTTGGCTGAAGGATGCAGGTCTGCAAAAGATGCCCGTGATCGAGGCGATCCTGTTGGAAGCCTTTCGTATCAAAGGATTGCTCGAGATCGAAGAGGACAAATACGGTGCTGGGGTCGATGAAAACGATTTATACATCATTGCCACCGCGAAGCTACATGGCTGCGAGTTAGTCACGGATGAGGCGTTTCAGCCTTCTGCGAACAAGCAAAAGCGCAATTGGAAGATTCCTGCTGTTTGCAACATGGAAAGCGTGCAAACCCCTTGGATCAACTTCCTCGACTACATCAAGCGATCACAAGCGGTTTTCGGGTGA
- a CDS encoding ImmA/IrrE family metallo-endopeptidase yields MERIQSINLARIDWCCTDHGMTRDELAREIDIAPASFEKVMAGETGLTFNQLRKLAAFFGRGTLFFMEPGPVNEAKVHSPQFRTLSNQKPELSHRLKLLVERVEHHRTVYLALREELDPTEVVRFSPPDLAGLSIPDAASRVREWLGLASRNNFDSYRKAIEARGLLVFRSNGYNGKWQIAKENPILGFSLYDSECPVIVVKKQDADTRQSFTLMHELGHLLIHRASSIDDEEDLYSTEDEEQEANAFAGHLLVPDRFLLSIHDNERPVEAAEFDGWLEPQRRAWGVSGEMILRRLMDAGRLPSEAYAAYRRWSTQRVMPEKEGGSREHRNREPRHIFGDGYVRTVLEAMNARRITLAKASSYLDNLKISDLHKLERFYAGV; encoded by the coding sequence ATGGAACGTATCCAATCAATCAATCTCGCGCGGATAGACTGGTGTTGTACCGATCACGGTATGACGCGGGACGAGCTCGCCCGTGAGATCGATATAGCACCTGCCAGCTTTGAAAAAGTGATGGCCGGCGAGACGGGACTGACCTTCAACCAGTTGCGTAAGCTGGCGGCCTTTTTCGGGCGAGGCACCTTATTTTTCATGGAGCCAGGGCCGGTCAATGAGGCAAAGGTGCACTCGCCGCAGTTCCGCACCTTGAGCAATCAGAAACCGGAGCTTTCGCACCGCCTGAAGTTGCTGGTTGAGCGAGTGGAGCACCATCGCACTGTGTACCTTGCACTACGTGAGGAGCTTGATCCGACGGAGGTCGTGCGTTTCTCGCCGCCCGACCTGGCAGGCCTGAGCATCCCCGATGCGGCCAGCCGTGTGCGTGAGTGGCTAGGCCTGGCGAGCCGCAACAATTTTGACAGTTATCGTAAGGCCATCGAAGCGCGCGGCCTGTTGGTCTTCCGCAGCAATGGCTACAACGGTAAATGGCAGATTGCCAAAGAAAACCCGATTCTCGGTTTTTCGCTCTACGATTCTGAATGCCCGGTAATCGTCGTCAAAAAGCAAGATGCAGATACCCGCCAAAGCTTCACGTTGATGCATGAGTTGGGGCACCTACTTATCCATCGTGCAAGCTCGATTGACGATGAAGAGGATTTGTATTCGACGGAGGATGAAGAGCAAGAAGCGAACGCCTTCGCCGGCCATCTATTGGTCCCAGATCGGTTTCTGTTGAGCATTCATGATAATGAGCGCCCTGTTGAGGCGGCCGAGTTTGATGGCTGGCTGGAACCACAACGCAGGGCGTGGGGTGTGAGCGGCGAGATGATTCTACGGCGTCTGATGGATGCCGGACGTTTGCCAAGCGAAGCCTATGCCGCATACCGGCGGTGGAGCACGCAACGAGTAATGCCTGAAAAAGAGGGTGGCAGCCGAGAGCACCGCAATCGCGAACCCCGGCACATTTTTGGCGATGGTTACGTGCGCACAGTGCTGGAGGCCATGAACGCTCGTCGTATTACTCTCGCCAAGGCAAGCAGCTATCTAGACAACCTTAAGATCTCGGACCTGCACAAGCTGGAACGCTTCTATGCAGGTGTTTGA
- a CDS encoding alpha/beta fold hydrolase — protein sequence MPASPTKLLFLPGASGNTQFWHPVAERLTHPAQQVHIGWPGFGNTPPAPGTTGMEDLATRVLAEIDRPTALVAQSMGGIVAVLAALERPELVTHLILTVTSGGVDMSDLDAQNWRPDFAATNPTLPRWFLDDRTDLTLRLAELRMPVLLLWGDADPISPVRVGQRLAKLLPRAELHVFPGADHSLGVTHADGVARLVERHLACG from the coding sequence GTGCCCGCATCCCCCACCAAACTCCTATTCCTCCCCGGTGCCTCTGGTAACACCCAGTTTTGGCATCCGGTTGCCGAGCGCCTGACCCATCCGGCGCAGCAGGTTCATATCGGCTGGCCCGGCTTTGGAAACACGCCTCCCGCACCTGGCACAACCGGTATGGAAGATCTGGCGACTCGCGTCCTGGCCGAGATCGACCGACCCACAGCGCTGGTTGCGCAATCCATGGGCGGTATCGTCGCTGTGCTTGCAGCGCTTGAACGCCCCGAGCTGGTCACTCACCTGATACTGACCGTCACCTCTGGCGGGGTGGATATGTCTGATCTGGACGCACAGAACTGGCGCCCGGACTTTGCTGCCACCAACCCGACGCTGCCGAGGTGGTTTCTCGACGACCGCACCGACCTCACGCTGCGGTTGGCTGAGTTGCGTATGCCAGTGTTGCTCCTCTGGGGCGATGCGGATCCGATCAGCCCCGTTCGTGTCGGCCAGCGCCTAGCCAAGCTTTTGCCCCGTGCGGAGCTACACGTTTTCCCTGGTGCTGATCACAGCTTGGGTGTCACGCATGCAGATGGGGTGGCGAGGTTGGTCGAGAGGCACCTGGCCTGTGGGTGA
- a CDS encoding DUF6124 family protein: MFKITPNPPEADSTSPYVDGINAKKLDEAATRALDFYLKPKPTKAEEEPKPGQIFTVVKDLDDECLLANLTETLASADAMVSDLAFELDGSRRHVALGIQQLIELSSLLANRVLDNVDPR; the protein is encoded by the coding sequence ATGTTCAAAATAACCCCGAATCCGCCAGAAGCAGATTCCACTTCCCCCTACGTCGACGGCATCAACGCCAAGAAGCTCGACGAAGCTGCCACGCGTGCGCTGGATTTTTATCTGAAACCGAAACCGACGAAGGCGGAAGAGGAACCCAAACCAGGGCAGATATTTACGGTTGTGAAAGACCTTGATGATGAATGCTTGCTTGCCAACCTCACGGAAACTCTGGCTTCGGCTGATGCCATGGTTAGTGACCTCGCATTCGAACTGGACGGCTCACGGCGTCATGTGGCGCTGGGGATTCAGCAGTTGATTGAGTTGAGTTCGTTGCTGGCGAATCGGGTGTTGGATAACGTCGACCCACGCTAA
- a CDS encoding SCO family protein, translating into MTRTQKTVFALVAVIALILGLTVNKVLSGKGEGDPTALIDAGIILRPQARTLPDVKMTDQDGQPVAVDGLKGKWSLLFFGYTFCPDICPTTLAQLRQIKSELPKEAVDKLQIVLVSVDPNRDTPKQLKQYLGYFDPQFIGLTAASIEDLQKLANAVSIPFIPADTSKPNYTVDHSGNLAVIGPDGHQRGFIRAPLNNQKLVAQLPEMLKRK; encoded by the coding sequence ATGACCCGAACCCAGAAAACCGTCTTCGCCCTCGTGGCCGTGATCGCGTTGATCCTCGGCCTTACCGTCAACAAAGTGCTGTCCGGCAAAGGTGAAGGCGACCCGACGGCACTGATCGACGCCGGCATCATCCTGCGGCCCCAGGCCCGCACCCTGCCGGACGTGAAAATGACCGACCAGGACGGCCAGCCCGTGGCCGTGGACGGCTTGAAAGGCAAATGGAGCCTGCTGTTCTTCGGCTACACCTTCTGCCCTGACATCTGCCCGACCACCCTCGCCCAACTGCGCCAGATCAAAAGCGAGTTGCCGAAAGAGGCTGTGGATAAGTTGCAGATCGTACTGGTCAGCGTCGACCCGAACCGCGACACACCCAAGCAACTCAAGCAATACCTGGGCTACTTCGACCCACAGTTCATAGGCCTCACCGCCGCATCCATCGAAGACCTGCAAAAACTCGCCAACGCCGTGAGCATCCCGTTCATCCCGGCGGACACCAGCAAACCCAACTACACCGTCGACCACAGCGGCAACCTCGCCGTCATCGGCCCGGACGGCCACCAACGTGGGTTCATCCGCGCGCCGTTGAATAATCAGAAGCTGGTGGCGCAGTTGCCGGAGATGCTGAAACGCAAATAG
- the cyoE gene encoding heme o synthase: MATLTGARHSQAIWRDYLELTKPKVVVLMLITSLVGMFLATRAGVPWTVLIFGNLGIALCAGGAAAVNHVVDRRIDAVMARTHKRPLAEGRVSPAAALTFALALAVIGQALLLAFTNPLTAWLTLASLLGYAVVYTGFLKRATPQNIVIGGLAGAAPPLLGWVAATGHVSAEPLLLVLIIFAWTPPHFWALAIHRKEEYAKADIPMLPVTHGEHYTKIHILLYTLVLLAVSLMPFVIQMSGLLYLVCALVLGARFLQWAVVLYRGSRPHAAINTFKYSIYYLFLLFIALLVDHYLLLSL, from the coding sequence ATGGCAACCCTGACCGGTGCACGCCACAGCCAGGCGATCTGGCGCGACTATCTGGAGCTGACCAAGCCGAAAGTGGTGGTGCTGATGCTGATCACCTCGCTGGTCGGCATGTTCCTCGCCACCCGCGCCGGCGTGCCGTGGACAGTGCTGATATTCGGCAACCTGGGGATCGCCCTGTGTGCCGGTGGCGCGGCGGCGGTCAACCACGTGGTGGACCGGCGCATCGACGCCGTGATGGCCCGCACCCACAAACGGCCCTTGGCCGAAGGCCGGGTCTCACCGGCCGCCGCCCTGACCTTCGCCCTGGCTCTGGCGGTAATCGGCCAGGCGCTGCTGCTGGCCTTCACCAACCCGCTGACGGCCTGGCTGACCTTGGCCTCCTTGCTGGGTTATGCGGTGGTCTACACCGGTTTCCTCAAGCGTGCGACGCCGCAGAACATCGTCATCGGCGGCCTGGCCGGCGCCGCGCCGCCGCTGCTGGGTTGGGTCGCCGCCACCGGCCACGTCAGCGCCGAACCGCTGTTGCTGGTGCTGATCATCTTCGCTTGGACCCCGCCGCACTTCTGGGCCCTGGCGATCCATCGCAAGGAGGAATACGCCAAGGCCGACATCCCGATGCTGCCGGTGACCCATGGTGAGCACTACACCAAAATCCACATCCTGCTCTACACCCTGGTGCTGCTGGCGGTGAGCCTGATGCCGTTCGTGATCCAGATGAGCGGGCTGCTCTACCTGGTGTGTGCCCTCGTGCTGGGCGCGCGGTTCCTGCAATGGGCCGTGGTGTTGTACCGTGGCAGTCGGCCGCACGCGGCGATCAACACGTTCAAGTACTCTATCTACTACTTGTTCCTGCTGTTCATCGCCCTGCTTGTAGATCATTACTTACTGTTGAGCCTATGA